Proteins encoded by one window of Salvia splendens isolate huo1 chromosome 5, SspV2, whole genome shotgun sequence:
- the LOC121804677 gene encoding 18S rRNA (guanine-N(7))-methyltransferase RID2-like, protein MLNVALEREAEGDLILGDMGQGLGVRPGVIDGAISISAVQWLCNADRSSHEPCLRLKAFFGSLYRCLARGARAVLQVYPENLAQRELILGSAMRAGFSEGVVVDFPHSTKMRKEFLVLTCGQASLSSATPQARGEDGEGCSEDEDFSGDEENQSVSVSDRHMPRKKHKLNKKVKGREWVMEKKEKMRRKGNVVPADSKYTARKRKTRF, encoded by the exons ATGCTAA ATGTTGCATTGGAGCGTGAAGCTGAGGGTGACCTTATACTTGGTGACATGGGTCAG GGCTTAGGGGTTCGCCCAGGAGTTATTGATGGTGCAATAAGTATCTCAGCTGTGCAG TGGTTATGCAATGCTGATAGATCTTCCCATGAGCCATGCCTGAGACTGAA AGCCTTCTTTGGATCACTATACCGATGCTTGGCACGGGGAGCTAGAGCAGTCTTACAAGTATACCCTGAAAATTTGGCACAACGTGAGCTGATCCTGGGATCTGCTATGCGAGCTGGGTTCTCTGAGGGTGTAGTTGTTGATTTCCCACATAG CACCAAGATGAGAAAAGAATTCCTCGTTCTCACGTGTGGTCAAGCATCGTTGAGCAGTGCCACTCCACAGGCAAGAGGTGAAGATGGAGAGGGTTGTTCTGAGGATGAAGATTTCAGTGGAGATGAAGAAAATCAGTCA GTTTCTGTATCAGACAGGCACATGCCAAGGAAGAAGCATAAATTAAACAAGAAGGTGAAGGGAAGAGAGTGGGTTAtggaaaagaaggaaaaaatgcGAAGAAAGGGAAATGTTGTTCCAGCTGATTCAAAGTACACTGCCCGGAAAAGAAAAACCCGGTTTTGA